The Callithrix jacchus isolate 240 chromosome 20, calJac240_pri, whole genome shotgun sequence genome has a window encoding:
- the LOC144580564 gene encoding uncharacterized protein LOC144580564 isoform X1 — MASWGSRRGLRQMLQLAPTWRGTSSVSPRSPQGSLAYAVHTWRHLPLLHIRASVCPHAQKMMSPETLRLHGPGEDAQGGSLPGVPERSLPTAKVSKGRECPGLRVPDPPGMTLLISIELSQLRLRPQPALAPDPDKKLLHGVTTPLSRGGREEKLDCCLHCWLAHGPLFPDASQELPQ; from the exons ATGGCCAGCTGGGGTTCACGTCGAGGGCTGAGGCAGATGCTCCAGCTCGCCCCCACCTGGAGAGGCACTTCTTCTGTCTCCCCACGGAGTCCTCAGGG CTCCCTGGCATATGCTGTCCACACCTGGCGCCACCTGCCTCTTCTGCACATCAGGGCTTCTGTGTGTCCCCATGCACAGAAGATGATGAGTCCTGAGACCCTCAG GCTGCACGGACCTGGAGAAGATGCCCAGGGTGGGAGTTTGCCAGGAGTCCCAGAACGTTCACTGCCCACTGCCAAGGTGAGCAAGGGCAGGGAATGTCCTGGGCTGAGAGTCCCAGACCCCCCAGGGATGACCCTGCTGATCAGCATAGAGCTCAGCCAGCTGCGCCTCAGGCCCCAGCCAGCCCTTGCTCCTGACCCAGACAAGAAACTGCTTCATGGGGTTACAACTCCCCTTTCTAGGGGCGGGAGGGAAGAGAAATTGGACTGCTGCCTCCACTGCTGGCTGGCTCATGGCCCCCTCTTTCCTGATGCTTCCCAGGAGCTGCCCCAGTGA
- the LOC144580564 gene encoding uncharacterized protein LOC144580564 isoform X2: MASWGSRRGLRQMLQLAPTWRGTSSVSPRSPQGSLAYAVHTWRHLPLLHIRASVCPHAQKMMSPETLRLHGPGEDAQGGSLPGVPERSLPTAKGWEELP; this comes from the exons ATGGCCAGCTGGGGTTCACGTCGAGGGCTGAGGCAGATGCTCCAGCTCGCCCCCACCTGGAGAGGCACTTCTTCTGTCTCCCCACGGAGTCCTCAGGG CTCCCTGGCATATGCTGTCCACACCTGGCGCCACCTGCCTCTTCTGCACATCAGGGCTTCTGTGTGTCCCCATGCACAGAAGATGATGAGTCCTGAGACCCTCAG GCTGCACGGACCTGGAGAAGATGCCCAGGGTGGGAGTTTGCCAGGAGTCCCAGAACGTTCACTGCCCACTGCCAAG GGATGGGAAGAGCTGCCGTGA